The Manduca sexta isolate Smith_Timp_Sample1 chromosome 17, JHU_Msex_v1.0, whole genome shotgun sequence genome includes a window with the following:
- the LOC115443096 gene encoding integrin alpha-PS2 — MMLLWLLLMAQLAWPTSALYHEKSLKVFQPGDLKSPLRKEANFGFSIAYQSATQSLIISAPTADYIGRIYSCDIELKRNCTVVPYDIKRDDPLYNHDYWLGATVKAGPDYFVTCAPRYVEVGSSYNLPGEFSHCYRSSKHSKLLPISQISSQQRRVNTKKFEDEMDSFGWSMDLKDRKILFGGPAMFSGRAMASADSAITSISGHSKGVDVKYNLGYSVAIGAFFSDKIVYAVGSPFGQNGRGKVVFFNKDWKVMSSISHKNIGTMFGAVLATAHIFSDSLTDLLVGAPTEAANHDYDTGAVYYYKTGSRRSVQMSIEHTKIISGYQPGSLFGSAIISVGDLNGDGKDEIAIAAPYEDEGKGAVYLYCGSSFLDASSNVLLQRLQPEGLHTFGLSLSSPSDYDENGCNELAIGAPQDNAVVLYKCLASVVLTVFAVFPNLRDRRNVKSPYPDRNETYFVFDSCFDVKYPKKLKTVIAKIEVTVQIKHPDATLAMPHKDGKYNVTLDIKKTRYCEKIGVSTPEHGNYNIKIFYNIQARLVNSPINETDFDGKRVILSGRSELSISDNVWAAECKVQNACKADLSLKIATSPRGSYMIGSMEPIKVNMILENKGEIAYDACVELQLEGAAMKKTPTTSCTHHPLTNTLKCAPSYALKTDKSWETTDIILKTETLTNKNKQINLTSRLYEHCTDPATFKEQNYTITVLANSEGITVNGKTNIGDVVSMTTLEVTDSGKQFQHNYMIQNDGITWEDVTCEIILPKLPYVNYPQKAVTVFIQQNSFECNMTDDLSPDYITANCKLSSIKQNIITFIIVLIQVPPTTLDDILYKQNVTIKSTLKLHFDDGDKTYSVATEVMLRDTGIPWWIILLAALIGLLILIILILILRQYGFLKRKERKKLQELRKSVRRQTVRRSMMQQQVEDRQRLTDVPIEATETDVPCGIEPDHRVEVNIK, encoded by the exons ATGATGTTac taTGGCTATTGCTGATGGCGCAACTGGCTTGGCCGACATCAGCACTGTACCACGAAAAATCTTTGAAAGTATTTCAACCAGGAGATCTCAAGTCACCACTGAGAAAAGAGGCCAACTTTGGATTTAGCATCGCTTATCAATCTGCTACTCAAAG tttgatCATAAGCGCTCCAACAGCGGATTACATCGGCAGAATATATTCTTGCGACATTGAACTGAAAAGAAATTGTACTGTCGTGCCGTATGACATCAAGAGAG ACGACCCTCTGTATAACCATGATTACTGGCTGGGTGCGACAGTGAAGGCGGGCCCTGACTATTTTGtc ACGTGTGCTCCGCGTTACGTCGAAGTGGGTAGTT cgTACAACCTACCCGGTGAATTCAGCCATTGTTATAGATCATCCAAGCACTCCAAACTACTCcctattagtcaaataagtagcCAACAGCGAAGagttaacacaaaaaaattcg AGGATGAAATGGATTCATTTGGATGGAGTATGGATTTGAAGGACAGGAAAATTCTATTTGGAGGCCCTGCTATGTTCTCAG GACGTGCAATGGCATCTGCCGATTCAGCGATAACATCAATAAGTGGACATTCGAAAGGTGTAGACGTCAAATACAATTTAG GTTACAGTGTCGCAATAGGCGCTTTCTTTTCTGACAAAATCGTTTATGCTGTTGGATCGCCTTTTGGACAAAACGGCCGCggaaag GTGGTTTTCTTCAATAAGGATTGGAAAGTAATGTCGTCTataagtcataaaaatattggcaCGATGTTTGGCGCGGTGCTGGCGACTGCCCATATATTCAGTGATTCACTGACTGACTTGCTCGTGGGAGCGCCGACCGAGGCTGCAAATCACGACTACGACACCGGAGCTGTTTACTATTACAAAACTGGGAGTCGACGT AGTGTACAAATGAGCATTgaacatacaaaaattattagtGGGTACCAACCGGGATCGCTCTTCGGCAGCGCAATCATAAGTGTCGGCGACTTGAATGGCGACGGAAAAGATG AAATAGCGATTGCTGCGCCGTACGAGGATGAGGGCAAAGGCGCTGTTTACCTCTACTGCGGGTCCTCATTCCTGGATGCATCATCGAATGTGTTGCTTCAACGACTCCAGCCAGAAGGCCTCCACACCTTCGGCTTGAGCCTGTCCTCTCCCAGCGACTACGATGAAAATGGATGCAATG AGCTGGCGATTGGCGCCCCACAGGACAATGCAGTAGTGTTGTACAAGTGCTTGGCGTCTGTTGTGCTGACAGTCTTCGCCGTATTTCCCAACCTCCGG gATCGCAGAAATGTAAAAAGTCCGTATCCTGATAGAAATGAAACTTATTTCGTTTTCGATTCGTGTTTTGACGTCAAATACCCGAAGAAACTAAAAACTGTTATAGCGA AAATTGAAGTAACCGTCCAAATTAAACACCCGGACGCAACCTTAGCGATGCCTCACAAAGACGGAAAGTACAATGTCACACTAGATATAAAGAAAACACGGTATTGTGAAAAAATTGGAGTAAGCACGCCTGAG CACGGCAactacaacataaaaatattttacaatatacaagCTCGTTTAGTAAACTCTCCGATCAACGAGACGGATTTCGACGGCAAACGCGTCATCCTGAGCGGGCGTAGTGAGTTATCAATATCGGACAATGTATGGGCCGCTGAGTGTAAGGTCCAGAATGCTTGCAAAGCAGATTTGAGCCTGAAGATAGCGACCTCGCCGCG GGGATCATACATGATCGGGTCTATGGAGCCTATAAAAGTGAATATGATATTAGAAAACAAAGGTGAAATAGCTTACGACGCCTGCGTGGAACTGCAGCTAGAGGGAGCGGCAATGAAGAAAACACCAACTACCTCCTGCACTCATCACCCACTTACTAACACGTTGAAATGTGCACCCAGCTATGCACTGAAGACCGATAAATCCTGG GAAACTACAGACATAATACTAAAAACAGAAACcttgacaaacaaaaataagcAAATTAATTTAACGTCACGTTTATACGAGCATTGTACTGATCCTGCAACATTTAAAGAACAAAACTATACTATTACTGTACTAGCGAATTCTGAAGGGATTACTGTAAATGG AAAAACAAACATCGGTGACGTAGTGAGCATGACGACATTAGAAGTAACTGATTCAGGAAAACAGTTTCAACATAATTACATG ATACAAAACGACGGGATCACATGGGAGGATGTGACTTGTGAAATCATATTGCCCAAGTTGCCCTACGTCAACTACCCACAAAAAGCTGTTACG GTTTTTATTCAGCAAAATAGTTTCGAGTGTAATATGACTGACGATTTGAGCCCTGACTACATAACTGCAAATTGTAAGCTGAGTAGCATCAAACAGAACATAATTACTTTCATCATTGTCTTAATACAAGTGCCGCCAACAACGCTCG ATGACATTCTCTATAAGCAAAATGTGACCATAAAATCAACATTGAAGCTTCACTTTGACGATGGCGACAAAACATACAG TGTGGCGACCGAAGTGATGCTGAGAGACACAGGCATACCCTGGTGGATAATATTATTGGCGGCGCTAATTGGCCTCTTGATACTAATCATCCTTATACTGATTCTTCGCCAG TATGGTTTCCTTAAAAGGAAAGAAAGGAAAAAGCTACAAGAGTTAAGGAAGAGTGTACGGAGACAAACGGtt AGACGCTCCATGATGCAGCAGCAGGTAGAAGATCGTCAAAGATTAACCGATGTACCGATAGAAGCGACTGAAACTGACGTACCGTGCGGCATAGAACCAGACCATAGAGtagaagtaaatattaaatga
- the LOC115443095 gene encoding C-type lectin domain family 4 member M, translating into MELYGLFVIFILCGPATAPSPYQTKQYRSDYVYNKKTDAFYKLHIEGKRGWQVQKLCEVEGAKLMVPTTQLDIIQLHSMFKRFPDLGNYVWVAEDGHNHESAEEQPLIVLTPNPEDSQPRDTWHSACDVVTRTGEVETYPCYRELPFICKVDARDAPYDNHCGVYARDYEYIESVGSCYKIPRVVYPWNQAYAECQAEGAHLVVINSEAEMLAVKNIINTKPSVLGATTSYFFFAGFRAEPAQDGKPKVFKTIFNQTLEEAGYSQWSPNEPNNFDNKEDCGTLFKNDGNFNDVICSHPYAFICEKEVHL; encoded by the exons ATGGAGTTATATGGACtgtttgtgatatttattttgtgcg GCCCTGCAACAGCCCCAAGCCCTTACCAGACGAAGCAATACCGTTCGGACTACGTGTACAACAAAAAAACCGATGCATTTTATAAACTGCACATAGAAGGAAAGAGGGGTTGGCAAGTACAAAAGTTATGCGAAGTGGAAGGCGCAAAGCTCATGGTGCCGACGACTCAATTAGATATAATACAACTCCATTCGATGTTCAAGAGGTTTCCAGATTTAGGGAACTATGTGTGGGTGGCGGAAGATGGGCATAACCACGAATCTGCAGAGGAACAGCCGCTTattgtat taacACCGAACCCTGAAGATTCTCAACCGAGGGATACCTGGCACTCGGCGTGTGACGTGGTAACTCGGACAGGAGAGGTGGAAACCTACCCGTGCTATAGGGAACTGCCATTTATATGCAAAGTGGACGCTAGGGACGCGCCTTACGACAATCACTGCGGAGTGTATGCCCGAG ATTATGAATATATCGAAAGCGTCGGCAGTTGCTATAAGATACCGCGAGTAGTGTATCCTTGGAATCAAGCGTACGCGGAGTGCCAAGCGGAGGGCGCTCACCTGGTCGTTATCAACTCGGAAGCGGAGATGCTTGCcgtaaagaatattataaacacaaaacCTAGCGTCTTGGGAGCTACTACCAGCTACTTCTTTTTTGCTGGTTTTAGAGCTGAACCCGCGCAGGATGGGAAACCAAAAGTCTTTAAAACTATCTTTA atCAGACACTAGAGGAAGCCGGGTACTCTCAGTGGTCACCGAACGAGCCGAACAACTTCGATAACAAGGAGGATTGCGGCACTTTATTCAAAAACGATGGGAATTTCAACGACGTCATCTGCTCGCATCCCTACGCGTTTATATGCGAAAAAGAAGTCCACTTGTGA